The genomic segment AACCAAGAAGAGATTTGCCGGATCTCTTCGGTCAGAACCTGCCGCGTGCTCTCGACCGCCGCAATGATGACCGGAACCGTCAGCGGGATCTGCAACACCGGCAGCATGACTTCTTTCATTCGAGTATTCGACGAGATCGTCGAGAGAATCGTGCCGACGCCGGCGATCGCCACCGTGCCGAGACACGCAATCCCGGCGACTTCGATAAATTTCAGGTCGAAATTGAATCCGTTGAAGATGACGAAGAGCGGGAGGATGATGATTTCCGCGATCATCATAAAGATGAAGTTGCTCGCCACCTTCCCGATGTAAAGGTCTCCGCGGCTGAGCGGCGCCAGGAGAAGCCCCTGCAGGCAGTCGTTGTCGGTTTCCATCGCAAAGGAGCGGTTCAAGCCGAGGATCGCCGCGAAGGAGATCGCCACCCAGAGTGTGCCCGGCGCGACGAGGGACTTATCCAGGCCTGTGGATTCGAACGCGAAATTGAAGACCACGAGAACCAGTACCGCGAACATCGTCATCGATGCGAGCGATTCCTTGCTGCGCAGCTCGATGGCGATGTCTTTGAAGATGATGGCGGAGACCGGTTTCATGTCGAGCAACATTCCCCGCCTTTCCAAGGCGGGGTGGCTGCGCCCCCAAAAAAAAAGTTCCGTTCCTTAGCGGCGCAGACGGGGCGGTTGGTAACTTCAAACAAAACAAGGTGCGCTTCGCGGTTCGAACTAACCACCCCGTACGCGCGGCTAAGGACGCTTCGCGGCTTTTTGTTTATCGCGCGTCCACCCCTCCTTGGAAAGGAGGGGAATGTCTGCATGCTTCTCATCTCGCCACGCCCACGCGGATGTATTGGTTGTAGGCGTCGCGTAGCGCTGCCTCTCGCGGCGCCGCATCGCACACCACTTTACCCCGATCGATAATTACCGCCCGGGTTGCGGCCCGGACTCCCTGATCGAAATCATGTGTCGTCAGGATTACCGTTTTCCCCGCTGCCACCGCCTCATCCAGAATCTGATTCAGCATGTCTACGGCGTTCGCATCGAGTCCTGTGTATGGTTCATCCAGCAGGATGATGGACGGATCATGCAGGATCACTCGCGCCAGACCGAGGCGCTGATGCAGTCCCCTGGAAAACGACCGCACCGGATC from the Terriglobia bacterium genome contains:
- a CDS encoding heme exporter protein CcmB, translated to MKPVSAIIFKDIAIELRSKESLASMTMFAVLVLVVFNFAFESTGLDKSLVAPGTLWVAISFAAILGLNRSFAMETDNDCLQGLLLAPLSRGDLYIGKVASNFIFMMIAEIIILPLFVIFNGFNFDLKFIEVAGIACLGTVAIAGVGTILSTISSNTRMKEVMLPVLQIPLTVPVIIAAVESTRQVLTEEIRQISSWLYILAGFTIVYLTLSYLLFEFAVEE